In Mucilaginibacter celer, one DNA window encodes the following:
- a CDS encoding FecR domain-containing protein yields MSYTGMPINDDLLVKYLVGEATPAEAEAIQNWLLADAANQQEYENFKLIWDQSQQIAGTRNVDEDAAFIRLQNRMNKEVASAPVRVRKMKPRYWVGIAASVLLVCTVAWLTISHYYDNRAIAFVKIESHDKTRVAALPDGSEVTLNSHSTLIYPERFTGTIRPVTMLGEAFFKVSPDKIKPFIIKVNGVTVRVVGTSFNVKSRGGKTQVIVETGIVNVSEKSKNINLNPGEKVLVTKKDGLQAKESIRGRLYNYYATHELVCDQTPLHELVASLNEVYGAHISIGNKAIEGLPITTVFKDQALDDVLLVIKETFKVKVEKGKKGIVLR; encoded by the coding sequence ACGCCCGCCGAGGCCGAAGCGATACAAAACTGGCTATTGGCCGATGCGGCCAACCAGCAGGAATACGAAAATTTCAAGCTGATATGGGATCAGAGTCAGCAGATTGCAGGTACCCGCAATGTGGATGAGGACGCCGCCTTTATCCGCCTGCAAAACCGGATGAATAAAGAAGTAGCTTCTGCCCCGGTTAGAGTGCGCAAAATGAAGCCAAGGTATTGGGTCGGCATAGCCGCATCTGTACTGTTGGTATGTACGGTGGCCTGGCTAACCATTAGCCATTATTATGATAACAGGGCTATAGCTTTTGTTAAGATAGAGAGCCATGATAAAACCCGGGTGGCGGCCTTGCCAGATGGATCGGAAGTTACGCTGAATAGCCATAGCACCCTGATTTACCCCGAACGGTTTACCGGAACAATCCGCCCGGTTACCATGCTAGGTGAAGCCTTTTTCAAAGTATCGCCCGATAAAATAAAACCTTTTATAATTAAAGTGAACGGTGTAACGGTTAGGGTGGTTGGCACGTCATTCAACGTAAAAAGCCGCGGCGGCAAAACGCAGGTGATTGTTGAAACCGGCATTGTTAACGTAAGCGAAAAAAGCAAAAACATCAACCTCAACCCCGGCGAAAAGGTACTGGTGACAAAGAAAGATGGGCTGCAGGCCAAAGAAAGCATCCGCGGCCGGCTTTACAATTACTACGCCACCCACGAGCTGGTATGTGATCAAACCCCGCTGCACGAGCTGGTGGCATCGCTAAACGAGGTGTACGGTGCACATATCAGCATTGGCAATAAGGCGATAGAAGGCTTGCCTATCACCACGGTTTTTAAAGATCAGGCTTTGGATGATGTGTTGCTGGTGATTAAAGAAACATTTAAAGTGAAAGTGGAGAAGGGGAAGAAGGGGATTGTGTTGAGGTAA